The following proteins are encoded in a genomic region of Solea senegalensis isolate Sse05_10M linkage group LG5, IFAPA_SoseM_1, whole genome shotgun sequence:
- the LOC122769717 gene encoding disabled homolog 2-interacting protein-like isoform X4 has product MQRLHCGSQESLLSTGCVSSLELRMDQSVIIKPVHSSLLGQDYCFEVTTTTGTKCFSCRSAAERDKWMENLRRAVHPNKDNSRRLENVLTLWVIEAKDLPAKKRYFCELCLDDSLYARTSCKLKTDNIFWGERFDFSSLPSISAVTLHLYKDTDRKRKKDKSTYVGLVNIPVATVTGRQLVEKWYTLSTPSTIRSKSSVPTVRIKARYQSIIILPMEQYKEFAEYISSNYLLLCNTLEGSISLRAKEELAAALVHILHSTGKAKDFLTDLMMSEVDRCRDNDQLIFRENTLATKSIEEYLKLIGQKYLQDALGEFIKALYESDENCEVDHSRCSPSDLAEHQANLRMCCELAFCKILDSYRVFPRELKEVFASWRQECGNRGRPDISERLISASLFLRFLCPAVMSPSLFDLMQEYPDERTARTLTLIAKVIQNLANFSKFGTKEEYMLFMNDFVERQWSSMQRFLQEISNPDGLNNTAGFDGYIDLGRELSSLHTLLTELDQASLSKLGPLPRILRDVSAALANPGGLSVSSPEPQRVVSPPPLSPPPLSPPLSPPLATCNPSVGLQGGVGLDGGLVDFTRLPSPTPENKDLFFVTKGSSLQPASDPSLPVGMQGSPAPSSSYSEPNENEVGFEIANGARREGPELTSESRSLSLVDLQDSSPSDGLDDSQWQRRTGLLPLSFQNPVYHMTTTSPRQPQQQTDATPSDGSVGSQGNADERLAMSTKPAFLTQMSVGLGCGERGERTSAMSSSSSGEEYSRRALSLNETTTAGPAPPRQNSSGPQRRIDQPPPPNSAPPGPPRGRTPPSMLSGSSGGCAYPPRPASGSIMSSSPDWPSGGQTRLRQTSSSSKGDSPEKQRPAAKAPSPCALDRTAAWLLNMNSASSYGETEDDRHDDALIEKYQQEIALLQEKLRVAALRQDECEARLMVQDQQNQRMLQEYQARLEDTESRLRRLQDDKDLQMNSIISRLMAVEEELKKDHSDMQAVVDSKQKIIEAQEKRIASLDAANTRLMAALTQLKERYAVTSQRNGLSPSNTSSLQITENGEFRNSGNC; this is encoded by the exons ATGCAGCGGCTGCATTGTGGTAGCCAGGAGTCGTTGCTAAGCACTGGCTGTGTGTCGTCTCTGGAGCTCAGAATGGACCAATCAGTGATCATCAAGCCTGTTCACTCATCCCTGCTGGGACAGGACTACTGCTTCGAG GTAACAACCACGACGGGTACCAAGTGTTTCTCATGTCGTTCGGCGGCAGAGAGAGATAAATGGATGGAGAATTTGCGCCGAGCTGTTCATCCcaacaaagacaacagcagAAGACTGGAGAATGTCCTGACACTGTGGGTCATCGAGGCCAAAGACCTGCCTGCTAAGAAAAG GTACTTCTGTGAGCTGTGCCTGGATGACAGTCTTTATGCCAGGACATCTTGTAAACTGAAGACGGACAACATCTTTTGGGGGGAACGTTTCGACTTTAGCAGTCTTCCCTCCATCAGCGCTGTCACCCTCCACCTCTACAAAGACAccgacaggaagaggaagaaagacaagAGCACCTACGTTGGGTTGGTCAACATCCCTGTCGCCACAGTGACCGGCAGACAGCTGGTGGAGAAGTGGTACACTCTGAGCACGCCCAGTACAATTCGAA GTAAGTCCTCTGTGCCTACAGTGCGAATCAAAGCGAGATACCAGAGCATCATCATCCTGCCAATGGAACAGTACAAAGAGTTTGCTGAGTACATCAGCTCAAACTACCTGCTGCTCTGCAACACGCTGGAGGGCTCTATCAGTTTGAGGGCAAAGGAGGAACTGGCTGCAGCACTTGTCCACATCCTCCATAGCACTGGGAAAGCAAAG GACTTCCTGACAGACCTGATGATGTCAGAGGTGGACCGTTGCCGTGACAACGACCAGCTGATCTTCAGAGAGAACACGCTGGCGACAAAAAGCATTGAGGAATATCTGAAGCTGATTGGACAGAAGTACCTTCAGGACGCCCtgg GGGAGTTCATTAAAGCTCTGTATGAGTCTGATGAGAACTGTGAGGTTGACCATTCCCGCTGTTCACCCTCTGACCTCGCCGAGCATCAGGCCAACCTGAGGATGTGCTGTGAACTCGCCTTCTGCAAGATCCTCGACTCATACAG GGTCTTCCCACGGGAGCTGAAGGAGGTGTTTGCATCATGGCGTCAGGAGTGTGGTAACCGAGGTCGACCAGACATCAGCGAGCGTTTGATCAGTGCCTCACTGTTCCTACGCTTCCTGTGTCCTGCTGTCATGTCACCGTCGCTGTTCGACCTGATGCAGGAATATCCTGACGAGCGTACGGCGAGAACTTTGACTCTCATAGCCAAAGTCATCCAGAACCTTGCCAACTTCAGCAA GTTCGGCACTAAAGAAGAGTacatgctgttcatgaatgactTTGTGGAGCGGCAGTGGAGCAGCATGCAGCGTTTCCTGCAGGAGATCTCAAACCCAGACGGACTGAACAACACTGCTGGCTTTGATGGATACATTGACCTCGGCAGAGAGTTGTCCAGTCTTCATACACTGCTTACAGAGCTTGACCAG GCGTCTCTTTCAAAGCTTGGCCCTCTTCCTCGGATCCTCAGAGACGTATCAGCGGCTCTCGCTAACCCTGGGGGCTTGTCTGTTTCCTCTCCAGAGCCTCAGAGGGTGGTGTCTCCTCCCCCACTCTCCCCACCCCCTCTATCACcacccctctctcctcccttggCCACCTGTAATCCCTCCGTTGGCCTGCAGGGTGGTGTAGGACTGGATGGCGG tttggTGGACTTTACCCGACTTCCATCTCCGACTCCAGAAAATAAAGATCTGTTTTTCGTCACGAAAGGATCCAGTCTGCAGCCTGCATCAG atcCCTCACTTCCTGTAGGTATGCAGGGCTCTCCAGCTCCAAGCTCTTCCTATTCAGAGCCCAATGAGAACGAGGTGGGGTTTGAAATCGCCAATGGTGCCAGGAGGGAGGGGCCAGAGCTGACCAGTGAGAGCCGCAGTCTGTCCCTGGTTGACCTGCAGGATTCCTCCCCAAGTGATGGTCTTGACGACAGCCAATGGCAGCGCAGGACggggctcctccccctctcttttcAGAACCCGGTGTATCACATGACCACCACATCTCCGCGGCAAccgcagcagcagacagacgcCACGCCCTCTGACGGCTCAGTGGGGTCTCAAGGAAATGCTGATGAAAGACTTGCCATGTCAACCAAACCAGCTTTTCTTACTCAGATGTCCGTCGGGCTCGGGTgcggagagaggggggagaggacATCCGCCAtgtcgagcagcagcagcggtgaaGAATATTCAAGACGAGCTCTGTCTCTGAACGAGACTACGACAG CTGGCCCTGCTCCACCTCGCCAGAACTCATCAGGTCCTCAGCGTCGCATCGATCAGCCTCCTCCCCCAAACTCCGCCCCCCCAGGACCCCCTCGGGGCCGGACACCTCCCAGCATGCTCAGTGGCAGTAGTGGGGGCTGCGCCTACCCTCCTCGTCCCGCCTCCGGCAGCATCATGTCCTCAAGCCCAGATTGGCCAAGCGGCGGCCAGACGCGGCTTAGACAGACGTCGTCATCATCCAAAGGAGACAGCCCAGAGAAACAGCGACCGGCTGCCAAG GCGCCCTCTCCTTGTGCATTGGATCGCACTGCAGCCTGGCTGCTCAACATGAACTCAGCCTCCTCCTACGGAGAAACAGAGGATGATCGTCATGACGATGCCCTAATTGAGAAA taccaGCAGGAGATTGCTTTGCTGCAAGAGAAGTTGCGAGTTGCAGCGCTGCGTCAAGATGAGTGCGAAGCTCGTCTGATGGTCCAGGATCAGCAGAACCAGCGTATGCTGCAGGAGTATCAG GCTCGGCTGgaggacacagagagcagaTTAAGGAGGCTGCAAGACGATAAGGACCTTCAGATGAACAGCATCATCAGCAG GTTGatggcagtggaggaggaacTGAAAAAGGATCACTCTGACATGCAGGCTGTAGTCGACTCCAAACAAAAGATCATAGAAGCACAG GAAAAGAGGATAGCAAGTCTTGATGCAGCAAACACGCGCCTGATGGCAGCTCTTACTCAGCTGAAGGAACGGTatgctgtgacatcacagaggaACGGTCTGTCTCCAAGCAACACGTCATCTCTGCAGATCACCGAGAATGGAGAGTTCCGCAACTCTGGTAACTGCTAA
- the fhip2b gene encoding FHF complex subunit HOOK interacting protein 2B has translation MEAFSKITNMLLHALETREPTLDLVNSFVDHWKSITNYYMTTTDDNRPVKQTDIPWCLRQMLDILVYEEKQQGVEEAGACLEYLLQHKIPETLCTLGKAQYPPGMFQQVLLFFSKLLSQMQKPLLHLVNIHRPVQKLIRLCAVPGSKTEKDEAQFLLIICSRVKQDPLMLSYVLELPNEPAAKIPASDQPQLCTQESIHRTETPQSSSQSDPSVSSTVKSENSLLLALLQLSKSQSGPVCLKAYEGLLLLSGLQSGPSADILSNQTQLGDLLAGRLLELYSLLPLESLDPGQVQSWPHTPWSSQFSRCSSDLSSDSPASDHVTNFFCWFDFLDHLMKEAPQVLSVKLACCVHHLWLSDAVQSQLLHTCEQVVLVTTSVLCAVVRLVQSSSLLDQLVHFLLRRQTLTHLLLEHCDHISDQISIVSLSLVEELLQKPHREILNILVLDFLQSRRYLSPHAVGVDDRRTETSEDSDDLEDDPFFSDSLFSDSQLLPHPPPPPLLLSGPGSSTDVINSFLCLVPVQVRSAQLMKEGGYESYVHDAHTMVTKCQSLSQSWDWPLSLPPPSYSSSGEGEEFFEGHLFKVLFDRLGRILEQPYELNLQLTAVLSRLSAFNHPLLHEYLLNPYIHLSPCSKSLFSVLIRVMGELMQRIQQISNLSDRLLDTRRHLLGLSYNTGPEHQTLLRGVIVLEEFCKELAAITFVKMPLEQN, from the exons ATGGAGGCGTTTAGTAAGATAACCAACATGCTGTTGCACGCGCTGGAGACG AGGGAGCCCACTCTGGACCTGGTGAATTCCTTTGTTGATCACTGGAAATCAATAACTAACTATTATATGACAACTACAG ATGATAATCGTCCTGTCAAACAGACTGATATTCCCTGGTGTCTTAGACAGATGTTGGACATCTTAGTGtatgaggaaaaacagcag GGTGTGGAGGAGGCAGGCGCTTGTTTGGAGTATCTGCTACAGCACAAAATACCAGAGACTTTGTGTACACTTGGGAAAGCACAG TATCCTCCAGGAATGTTCCAGCAGGTCTTGTTATTCTTCTCTAAGTTGTTGTCTCAGATGCAGAAACCTTTGCTGCACCTGGTGAACATCCATAGACCTGTCCAG AAGCTGATTCGTCTCTGTGCAGTTCCTGGTTCCAAAACAGAGAAGGATGAGGCTCAGTTCTTATTGATCATCTGCTCCAGAGTCAAACAGGACCCACTCATGCTTAGTTACGTCTTAGAG CTCCCAAATGAACCAGCAGCCAAGATTCCAGCCTCTGACCAACCACAGCTGTGTACCCAAGAGTCCATCCACAGAACAGAGACGCCACAATcctccagccaatcagatccATCTGTCTCCAGTACTgtcaaatcagaaaacagtctGCTCTTGGCTCTGCTGCAGCTCTCCAAGAGTCAG AGTGGCCCTGTGTGTCTGAAGGCCTATGAGGGCCTCTTGTTGCTCTCTGGACTACAGTCTGGTCCCTCAGCAGACATCCTGTCCAATCAGACCCAGCTGGGGGATCTGCTGGCTGGCCGACTGCTGGAGCTTTACTCCCTGCTGCCTCTGGAGAGTCTGGACCCTGGACAGGTGCAGAGCTGGCCTCACACACCGtggag TTCTCAGTTCTCTCGCTGCAGCTCAGACCTCAGTTCAGACTCTCCTGCTTCTGATCATGTGACCAACTTCTTCTGCTGGTTTGACTTCCTGGATCACCTGATGAAAGAAGCTCCACAG GTGTTGTCAGTGAAGTTGGCTTGTTGTGTTCATCACTTGTGGTTGTCGGATGCTGTTCAGTCTCAGCTGCTTCACAC GTGTGAGCAGGTGGTCTTGGTCACtacctctgtcctctgtgctgTTGTCAGACTGGTTCAGTCTTCATCTTTGTTGGATCAGCTGGTTCACTTTCTGTTGAGAAGGCAGACTCTGACACACCTGCTGCTGGAGCACTGTGACCACATCTCTGACCAG atCAGCATAGTGTCTCTGTCACTGGTGGAAGAGTTACTACAGAAACCTCACAGGGAAATTCTGAACATCCTGGTGTTGGATTTCCTACAGAGTCGGAGATACCTGTCTCCACATGCTGTAGGTGTGGACGACAGACGCACGGAGACCAGTGAGGACAGCGA TGACCTGGAAGACGACCCCTTCTTCTCTGACAGTCTGTTCTCAGACAGTCAGCTCCTTCCTcatccccctccccctcctcttctcctctctggaCCTGGGTCATCTACTGATGTCATCAACAG tttccTGTGCCTGGTTCCTGTCCAGGTTCGATCAGCTCAGCTAATGAAGGAGGGAGGATACGAGTCATATGTACACGACGCTCACACTATG gTGACAAAGTGTCAGTCGCTGTCCCAGTCCTGGGATTGGCCGCTcagtcttcctcctccctcctacTCCTCATCGGGTGAGGGGGAGGAGTTCTTCGAGGGTCACCTGTTCAAAGTTCTGTTCGACCGACTGGGACGAATTCTCGAGCAG CCGTACGAGTTGAACCTGCAGCTGACGGCAGTTCTCTCCAGACTGTCGGCCTTCAATCACCCACTGCTGCATGAATACCTGCTGAACCCCTACATACACCTGTCTCCCTGCTCCAAGTCGctcttctctgtcctcatcaGG GTGATGGGAGAGCTGATGCAGAGGATCCAGCAGATCTCCAACCTGTCTGACAGACTGCTGGACACTAGGAGACACCTGCTGGGACTGAGCTACAACACTGG GCCGGAGCACCAGACTCTGTTGAGAGGAGTCATTGTCCTGGAGGAGTTCTGTAAGGAGCTGGCTGCCATCACATTTGTCAAAATGCCACTGGAGCAGAACTGA
- the LOC122770110 gene encoding gelsolin-like, with amino-acid sequence MVLHPEFERAGRRAGLQVWRVENMDLVPVPEKLYGGFYTGDAYVVLHSTANPCRGNLSYHLHYWQGSECSQDESAAAAIFATQLDDYLQGAPIQYREVQGHESSAFTGYFKSGLKYMKGGVASGFRHTVTNDVEVQRLLRVRGRRVVRATEVLLSWESFNHGDSFILDLGEEIIQWSGSHSNHFEKLKATIVSKGICSDERCGRAKVLLCDEGSEPDRMIEVLGERPELPEAESDDSKFDTSNRKVAQLFKVSNADGDMEVTMVADQSPFSQDALHSSECFILDNGAGGQVFVWKGKDANTEERHAVLKNAQQFIHKMNYPEYTQVQVLPEHGETPLFTQFFKDWRDPDDTVGMGTAYVSSTIAKIKKVPFDVSSLHQSEAMAAQHGMLDRGDGEKQIWRIEGSDKVPVDSSVFGQFYGGDSYLIRYQYQHSGRQGHVIYIWQGAESSQDEVGASAILACQIDEELGGGAVQVRVVQGKEPAHLMSLFGDQPMVVYKGGTSREGGQSEAADVRLFQVRANPADDTRAVEVDPSSSSLNSNDVFLLVSLSGSWMWKGRMSSSAEVKGAEHLAKILTVTPTPLDEGDEEDNFWDELGGKEDYCRSPRLKNKMEAHPPRLFACSNKTGNFLMEEVPGELMQDDLAPDDVMILDTFDQVFIWIGNEAYEEEKTESAAMAVCYIESDPADRDPCTPIVTVKQGFEPPTFTGWFLGWNTEYWADDPLARYLKCL; translated from the exons ATGGTGTTACACCCAGAGTTTGAGCGTGCCGGCCGCAGGGCGGGGCTACAGGTATGGCGGGTGGAGAACATGGATCTGGTGCCAGTGCCTGAGAAACTGTATGGAGGTTTCTACACCGGAGATGCTTACGTGGTTCTCCACAGCACTGCGAACCCCTGCAGAGGAAACCTCTCATACCACCTGCACTACTGGCAAG GTTCAGAGTGTTCCCAGGATGAGAGTGCAGCCGCGGCCATCTTTGCGACCCAGTTGGACGATTACCTGCAGGGGGCGCCGATCCAGTATCGTGAAGTCCAGGGTCACGAGTCCAGTGCCTTCACTGGGTACTTCAAATCTGGGCTCAAATACATG AAAGGGGGAGTGGCTTCAGGGTTCAGACACACGGTGACCAATGACGTGGAGGTTCAGAGGCTGCTGAGAGTGCGAGGTCGACGCGTTGTCAGGGCGACGGAGGTTCTGCTCTCCTGGGAGAGTTTCAATCATGGCGACAGTTTCATACTGGACCTGGGAGAG GAAATCATCCAGTGGTCTGGTTCCCATAGCAACCACTTTGAGAAGCTGAAGGCAACGATT GTGTCTAAGGGTATCTGTAGTGATGAGCGATGTGGGCGGGCCAAGGTGCTGCTCTGTGATGAGGGGAGTGAGCCAGACAGGATGATTGAG GTCCTTGGGGAAAGACCAGAGCTTCCTGAAGCTGAGAGTGATGACAGCAAGTTTGACACCTCCAACAGGAAGGTGGCTCAGCTCTTCAAG GTGTCTAATGCAGATGGGGACATGGAGGTTACCATGGTAGCAGATCAGAGTCCATTCTCCCAGGATGCTTTGCACTCCAGCGAGTGTTTCATCCTTGACAATGGAGCTGGTGGACAAGTCTTTGTTTGGAAAG gTAAGGATGCAAACACTGAGGAGCGTCATGCCGTTCTGAAGAATGCACAGCAGTTCATCCACAAGATGAACTACCCAGAAtacacacag GTCCAAGTCCTTCCTGAACACGGGGAAACTCCGCTCTTCACACAGTTCTTTAAGGACTGGAGGGACCCCGACGACACCGTTGGTATGGGAACGGCTTATGTGTCCAGTACGATCGCAAAGATTAAAAAG GTGCCGTTTGACGTGTCATCACTCCACCAATCAGAGGCCATGGCAGCACAGCATGGTATGTTGGacagaggagatggagagaaacaG ATCTGGCGCATTGAGGGATCAGACAAGGTTCCAGTGGATTCATCAGTCTTTGGTCAGTTCTACGGAGGAGACAGTTACCTCATCCGGTACCAGTACCAGCACAGTGGCAGACAGGGTCACGTCATCTACATATG GCAGGGAGCAGAGTCAAGTCAGGATGAGGTTGGAGCATCGGCTATACTGGCATGCCAGATAGATGAAGAACTGGGAGGTGGTGCTGTGCAG GTCCGAGTGGTTCAAGGAAAAGAGCCCGCCCACCTCATGAGCCTGTTTGGGGATCAGCCAATGGTGGTGTACAAGGGCGGGACTTCCAGAGAGGGTGGGCAGTCAGAGGCGGCTGATGTCCGATTGTTCCAGGTTCGAGCCAATCCAGCAGATGACACCAGAGCTGTGGAG GTAGACCCATCCTCCTCCAGTCTGAACTCCAATGATGTCTTCCTCCTGGTTTCCCTCTCTGGATCCTGGATGTGGAAAGGGAGGATGAGTAGCTCAGCTGAGGTAAAGGGGGCTGAGCACCTAGCCAAGATCCTGACGGTGACCCCTACACCACTGGATGAAGGAGACGAGGAAG ATAATTTCTGGGATGAGCTGGGAGGAAAGGAGGACTACTGTCGCTCTCCTCGGCTAAAGAACAAAATGGAGGCTCATCCTCCTCGTCTGTTTGCCTGCTCTAACAAGACCGGAAACTTCCTG ATGGAGGAGGTTCCAGGTGAGCTGATGCAGGATGACCTTGCtcctgatgatgtcatgatcTTGGATACATTTGATCAG GTGTTTATTTGGATCGGGAATGAGGCTTATGAAGAAGAGAAGACGGAGAGTGCAGCAATGg CTGTCTGCTACATAGAAAGTGACCCAGCCGACAGGGACCCTTGCACCCCCATCGTGACGGTGAAacagggatttgaaccaccgACCTTCACAGGCTGGTTTCTAGGCTGGAACACTGAGTACTGGGCCGACGACCCACTGGCACGTTACCTGAAATGTCTGTGA
- the LOC122769717 gene encoding disabled homolog 2-interacting protein-like isoform X3 — protein MDMELDPEFDDLTDVPERGVRRKSMPSSAAVDTPTTRVTGFISRRLKQSLRRTRSQPKLSRQNSLKMDQINTADTRCVMQRLHCGSQESLLSTGCVSSLELRMDQSVIIKPVHSSLLGQDYCFEVTTTTGTKCFSCRSAAERDKWMENLRRAVHPNKDNSRRLENVLTLWVIEAKDLPAKKRYFCELCLDDSLYARTSCKLKTDNIFWGERFDFSSLPSISAVTLHLYKDTDRKRKKDKSTYVGLVNIPVATVTGRQLVEKWYTLSTPSTIRSKSSVPTVRIKARYQSIIILPMEQYKEFAEYISSNYLLLCNTLEGSISLRAKEELAAALVHILHSTGKAKDFLTDLMMSEVDRCRDNDQLIFRENTLATKSIEEYLKLIGQKYLQDALGEFIKALYESDENCEVDHSRCSPSDLAEHQANLRMCCELAFCKILDSYRVFPRELKEVFASWRQECGNRGRPDISERLISASLFLRFLCPAVMSPSLFDLMQEYPDERTARTLTLIAKVIQNLANFSKFGTKEEYMLFMNDFVERQWSSMQRFLQEISNPDGLNNTAGFDGYIDLGRELSSLHTLLTELDQASLSKLGPLPRILRDVSAALANPGGLSVSSPEPQRVVSPPPLSPPPLSPPLSPPLATCNPSVGLQGGVGLDGGLVDFTRLPSPTPENKDLFFVTKGSSLQPASDPSLPVGMQGSPAPSSSYSEPNENEVGFEIANGARREGPELTSESRSLSLVDLQDSSPSDGLDDSQWQRRTGLLPLSFQNPVYHMTTTSPRQPQQQTDATPSDGSVGSQGNADERLAMSTKPAFLTQMSVGLGCGERGERTSAMSSSSSGEEYSRRALSLNETTTAGPAPPRQNSSGPQRRIDQPPPPNSAPPGPPRGRTPPSMLSGSSGGCAYPPRPASGSIMSSSPDWPSGGQTRLRQTSSSSKGDSPEKQRPAAKAPSPCALDRTAAWLLNMNSASSYGETEDDRHDDALIEKYQQEIALLQEKLRVAALRQDECEARLMVQDQQNQRMLQEYQARLEDTESRLRRLQDDKDLQMNSIISRLMAVEEELKKDHSDMQAVVDSKQKIIEAQEKRIASLDAANTRLMAALTQLKERYAVTSQRNGLSPSNTSSLQITENGEFRNSGNC, from the exons gtgtGTGATGCAGCGGCTGCATTGTGGTAGCCAGGAGTCGTTGCTAAGCACTGGCTGTGTGTCGTCTCTGGAGCTCAGAATGGACCAATCAGTGATCATCAAGCCTGTTCACTCATCCCTGCTGGGACAGGACTACTGCTTCGAG GTAACAACCACGACGGGTACCAAGTGTTTCTCATGTCGTTCGGCGGCAGAGAGAGATAAATGGATGGAGAATTTGCGCCGAGCTGTTCATCCcaacaaagacaacagcagAAGACTGGAGAATGTCCTGACACTGTGGGTCATCGAGGCCAAAGACCTGCCTGCTAAGAAAAG GTACTTCTGTGAGCTGTGCCTGGATGACAGTCTTTATGCCAGGACATCTTGTAAACTGAAGACGGACAACATCTTTTGGGGGGAACGTTTCGACTTTAGCAGTCTTCCCTCCATCAGCGCTGTCACCCTCCACCTCTACAAAGACAccgacaggaagaggaagaaagacaagAGCACCTACGTTGGGTTGGTCAACATCCCTGTCGCCACAGTGACCGGCAGACAGCTGGTGGAGAAGTGGTACACTCTGAGCACGCCCAGTACAATTCGAA GTAAGTCCTCTGTGCCTACAGTGCGAATCAAAGCGAGATACCAGAGCATCATCATCCTGCCAATGGAACAGTACAAAGAGTTTGCTGAGTACATCAGCTCAAACTACCTGCTGCTCTGCAACACGCTGGAGGGCTCTATCAGTTTGAGGGCAAAGGAGGAACTGGCTGCAGCACTTGTCCACATCCTCCATAGCACTGGGAAAGCAAAG GACTTCCTGACAGACCTGATGATGTCAGAGGTGGACCGTTGCCGTGACAACGACCAGCTGATCTTCAGAGAGAACACGCTGGCGACAAAAAGCATTGAGGAATATCTGAAGCTGATTGGACAGAAGTACCTTCAGGACGCCCtgg GGGAGTTCATTAAAGCTCTGTATGAGTCTGATGAGAACTGTGAGGTTGACCATTCCCGCTGTTCACCCTCTGACCTCGCCGAGCATCAGGCCAACCTGAGGATGTGCTGTGAACTCGCCTTCTGCAAGATCCTCGACTCATACAG GGTCTTCCCACGGGAGCTGAAGGAGGTGTTTGCATCATGGCGTCAGGAGTGTGGTAACCGAGGTCGACCAGACATCAGCGAGCGTTTGATCAGTGCCTCACTGTTCCTACGCTTCCTGTGTCCTGCTGTCATGTCACCGTCGCTGTTCGACCTGATGCAGGAATATCCTGACGAGCGTACGGCGAGAACTTTGACTCTCATAGCCAAAGTCATCCAGAACCTTGCCAACTTCAGCAA GTTCGGCACTAAAGAAGAGTacatgctgttcatgaatgactTTGTGGAGCGGCAGTGGAGCAGCATGCAGCGTTTCCTGCAGGAGATCTCAAACCCAGACGGACTGAACAACACTGCTGGCTTTGATGGATACATTGACCTCGGCAGAGAGTTGTCCAGTCTTCATACACTGCTTACAGAGCTTGACCAG GCGTCTCTTTCAAAGCTTGGCCCTCTTCCTCGGATCCTCAGAGACGTATCAGCGGCTCTCGCTAACCCTGGGGGCTTGTCTGTTTCCTCTCCAGAGCCTCAGAGGGTGGTGTCTCCTCCCCCACTCTCCCCACCCCCTCTATCACcacccctctctcctcccttggCCACCTGTAATCCCTCCGTTGGCCTGCAGGGTGGTGTAGGACTGGATGGCGG tttggTGGACTTTACCCGACTTCCATCTCCGACTCCAGAAAATAAAGATCTGTTTTTCGTCACGAAAGGATCCAGTCTGCAGCCTGCATCAG atcCCTCACTTCCTGTAGGTATGCAGGGCTCTCCAGCTCCAAGCTCTTCCTATTCAGAGCCCAATGAGAACGAGGTGGGGTTTGAAATCGCCAATGGTGCCAGGAGGGAGGGGCCAGAGCTGACCAGTGAGAGCCGCAGTCTGTCCCTGGTTGACCTGCAGGATTCCTCCCCAAGTGATGGTCTTGACGACAGCCAATGGCAGCGCAGGACggggctcctccccctctcttttcAGAACCCGGTGTATCACATGACCACCACATCTCCGCGGCAAccgcagcagcagacagacgcCACGCCCTCTGACGGCTCAGTGGGGTCTCAAGGAAATGCTGATGAAAGACTTGCCATGTCAACCAAACCAGCTTTTCTTACTCAGATGTCCGTCGGGCTCGGGTgcggagagaggggggagaggacATCCGCCAtgtcgagcagcagcagcggtgaaGAATATTCAAGACGAGCTCTGTCTCTGAACGAGACTACGACAG CTGGCCCTGCTCCACCTCGCCAGAACTCATCAGGTCCTCAGCGTCGCATCGATCAGCCTCCTCCCCCAAACTCCGCCCCCCCAGGACCCCCTCGGGGCCGGACACCTCCCAGCATGCTCAGTGGCAGTAGTGGGGGCTGCGCCTACCCTCCTCGTCCCGCCTCCGGCAGCATCATGTCCTCAAGCCCAGATTGGCCAAGCGGCGGCCAGACGCGGCTTAGACAGACGTCGTCATCATCCAAAGGAGACAGCCCAGAGAAACAGCGACCGGCTGCCAAG GCGCCCTCTCCTTGTGCATTGGATCGCACTGCAGCCTGGCTGCTCAACATGAACTCAGCCTCCTCCTACGGAGAAACAGAGGATGATCGTCATGACGATGCCCTAATTGAGAAA taccaGCAGGAGATTGCTTTGCTGCAAGAGAAGTTGCGAGTTGCAGCGCTGCGTCAAGATGAGTGCGAAGCTCGTCTGATGGTCCAGGATCAGCAGAACCAGCGTATGCTGCAGGAGTATCAG GCTCGGCTGgaggacacagagagcagaTTAAGGAGGCTGCAAGACGATAAGGACCTTCAGATGAACAGCATCATCAGCAG GTTGatggcagtggaggaggaacTGAAAAAGGATCACTCTGACATGCAGGCTGTAGTCGACTCCAAACAAAAGATCATAGAAGCACAG GAAAAGAGGATAGCAAGTCTTGATGCAGCAAACACGCGCCTGATGGCAGCTCTTACTCAGCTGAAGGAACGGTatgctgtgacatcacagaggaACGGTCTGTCTCCAAGCAACACGTCATCTCTGCAGATCACCGAGAATGGAGAGTTCCGCAACTCTGGTAACTGCTAA